The following proteins are co-located in the Meriones unguiculatus strain TT.TT164.6M chromosome 4, Bangor_MerUng_6.1, whole genome shotgun sequence genome:
- the LOC132653467 gene encoding alpha-defensin 24-like, giving the protein MKTLVLLSAVVLLAFLAQADPLPEPTEETKTEEQPGLEDQDVTISFGGPAGLSLQDAASRALWTTCHCRPRACKFLERISGICTRGGKSYVFCCR; this is encoded by the exons ATGAAGACACTTGTCCTTCTCTCTGCTGTTGTCCTGCTGGCCTTCCTGGCCCAGGCTGATCCTCTCCCAGAACCAACTGAGGAGACTAAAACtgaggagcagccagggctagAGGACCAGGATGTGACCATCTCCTTTGGAGGCCCAGCAGGGCTTTCTCTTCAGGATGCAG CCTCAAGAGCTCTCTGGACGACATGCCACTGTAGACCAAGAGCCTGCAAATTCCTGGAACGCATCAGTGGGATCTGCACCCGGGGTGGCAAAAGCTATGTGTTCTGCTGCCGCTGA
- the LOC132653468 gene encoding defensin alpha-like protein 1 translates to MKTLVLLSAVVLLAFLAQADPLPAPNEETKTEEQPGVEDQDVTISFGGPAGLSLQDAGSRKVSTCYCRRSCRNSERPTGVCFGFLTRRIFCCD, encoded by the exons ATGAAGACACTTGTCCTCCTCTCTGCTGTTGTCCTGCTGGCCTTCCTGGCCCAGGCTGATCCTCTGCCAGCACCAAATGAGGAGACTAAAACTGAGGAGCAGCCAGGGGTAGAGGACCAGGATGTGACCATCTCGTTTGGAGGCCCAGCAGGGCTTTCTCTTCAGGATGCAG GCTCAAGAAAGGTCTCAACATGCTACTGCAGAAGATCCTGCAGAAATTCAGAACGTCCCACTGGAGTCTGCTTCGGATTTCTAACACGCCGCATTTTCTGCTGCGACTGA